The genomic window CTGGACCTGACGGCCTTCACGTTCACGCCGTTCCGGCCGCTGGAGGAACGCCACTACCTCGCCGGAACGGAAGTGCACCGCTTCGCGGCAGACGACCGCGCCGCGCCGTGGGACGCGCTGCATGCCCTGTACCGCCAGGGCCTGCAGGACGCGCCGCGCAACCCCACCACCACGCACGACGCCGACACGCCCGCGTACTTCCGGGAGATGGTGGCGGGCGGGCAGGTGTTCGCGGCGCTGCACGGCACGCAGGTCCGCAGTTACACCGCCCTCACCGTGGACGGGCGCGGGGTGGCGAGCGAGCACACCGCGACCCGCCCGCAGGACCGCTCGCGGGGCCTCGCGACGCTCGTGAAAGCCACCGCGCTCGACTGGGCGGCCCGGGAAGGCTTCAGGACGGCCGGGACGGGCGGCACCGTCGCCAACCTCCCGATGCTGCGCGTGAACGCCCGCCTGGGCTACCGCACGGAAGCGATGTGGCTCACCTGGGTGCGGACCGTCCCGCCGGGCGTCACTTCGCGCGCTTGACGGTCTCGATGCGCGCGCCGTCCGTCAGCACGCGCGTGTACAGCGTCCACAGGTCGAGCGCCGCGCCGGGCTCCGTGACGAGATTCGCGAACCGGAAGTACGCGATGTTCCCGTCCGGCAGGTGGAAGGTCGGTGTGCCGAACACGCCGAGCGTGGCGCTGTCCTGCAGGTCCTCGTGCAGCGCGGCCCGCAGGCCCTCCTGGTCCTCCAGCGCCCGCCCGAACGCGTCCGCGTCGAGGGTCGCCTCGGCCAGCAGGCGAATCTGACCGTCGTTGCGCAGGTCGATGGCAGGCACGCCCTCGGCCGGCTGGTGCTTCGCGCGGAACAGGGCCAGCGTGAAGGCCCACGCGGCGTCCTCGTCCTGCTGCAGGGCCGCCTGACCCGCCAGGAAGGCGTTCAGGCTGCCCGCCTGGTAATCGCTGCCCTGACCGGCCACCTGCCGGTCGAGCCACCACGTGGGGTGCTTGCGGTCCGGGTTCTCGGCGTGGTTGCCCTGCACCAGCGAGAAGTGCCGCAGCCGGAACCGCATGCCGTGCTCGCGGCGCAGCACGTCCGCCAGTTCCAGGCCGCGCCACGCGTACGGGCACAGGAAGTCGAAGTACAGGTCGGTCACGCCGCTCCGGGAAGGCTGGGCCACTTGCGTCATGCCCGACGCTAACACGGCGCGGCCTGCGCACACCGTGACGCGCGCCCTGCAGATACGGGGGGCCGCAGGCGCGGAAGCGGCAGGTATGCTGGAACCGTGCCGGACCCCTTCCACCTGAACGGTATCAGCAGCATCCAGACGGGCCTGCGCGCCCTCGACATCGTGGGCACCGTGATGTTCGCCCTGAGCGGCGCGCTGCTCGGGGTCCGCAAGCGCTTCGACCTGTTCGGCGTGCTCGTACTCGGCTGCGTGACGGCCGTCGGCGGCGGCGCCATCCGCGACACGCTGACCGGCAACACCCCGCCGCTGTTCCTGCGCGACGAGACGTACCTGTGGCTCGCGATTGCGGGGTCCCTCACGGCCTTCGCGTTCGGAATGCGCCTCGCGCGCTTCGAGCGGACCATCAGCCTCTTCGACACGCTGGGCCTGGCCCTGTTCGCCGCCACCGGCGCGTTGGGAGCCACCAAGCTGGGCCTCGGACCGCTCGGCGTGACCTTTGCGGGCATGCTGTCCGGCGTGGGCGGCGGCATCATCCGCGACCTGCTGGCCCACGAGGTCCCGGAAGTGCTGTACCGCCGCGACCAGCTGTACGCCACGGCCGCCGCCGCCGGAGCGCTCACCGTGTACCTGCTGCAGGGGCACCTGCCGCAGCTCGGCGTGCAGCTCAGCGGGGCCGCCGTGGTGATCGTCGCGCGTTTCGTGTCACGGCGCGGCTGGGTCAGGCTCCCCGTGCGTCGCCTGCCCGAGGAACGCTGAGGCCCGTCACCTGGGCGTGCTGGTGAGCACCATCACGTACGCGGTGCCGCGGCTGCCGCGCACGATGCTGGCCCCGGCGGTCGTGTAGCGCTGGTCGGTCATGTAGTAGCAGTGGACGGGCGAGTGCAGCCACCACTGCATGGCCGCCTCGGGGTTCAGGCCGCTGCCCATGTAGATGATCTCGGTGACGCTGACGGAACGGATGCCGGTGCTGGCGGCGCGGACGCGCGGGGTGGTACCGCCCGGCCCGGTGTGACTGATGACGCCGCTCTGCGCCATGTAACTCGCCTGCTTCAGGGCCGAGACGGCGTGCAGGTCGGACGGGGCGAGGGCGCCTGCGACGGGCCGCGTGCCGCTGCCGGGGCAGGTGACGCCCTGCGCGCGGACCTCGTTGAGGCGGGCGAGGAGCTGCCCCTCGGCGCTGGATGAGGCGGCGGCGCTCGCGCCACTCCAGGCGGCGGCGGCCAGGATCAAGACCCGCGTCAGGTTTCTCATGTGGGGCCAGTATACCGGGCCGCGCCCGCCGCCGGACGTGAACTTTACGGCAGCAGCGGGCTGCGCGTCAGGGCTGGACGGCGCTCGTCAGGACCATCACGTACGCCGTGCCGTCCGGTCCGGCCACCACGCTCGCCCCGGCGACGCTGTAGCGCGGGTCGGTCATGACGCGGCAGTGCACGGCCGAGTGCCGCCACCACGTGACGGCACCCTCCACGCCGCCCCGGCGGCCCAGGTACACGATCTCGCTCACGCTGGCCGCCCGGATGCCCGCAGTGGCCGCGCGGCTCTGCGGGGTGCTGCCACCCTCGCCCTCGTGCGTCACGTCATTCACCTGCACCATGCGTTTCGCCTGCATGAACGCCGCCGCCGCGTGCAGCGGCGAGAAGGCCAGCGTGCCGGTCAGGGGCCGCCGGGCACCCGCCTCCGGGGTGGGTGCGGACTCCCCGGCCGGACAGACGATGCCTGCGGCCCGCAGTGCATTCACGCGGGCCAGCAGCTGCTGCGCGGGCGTGGGGACGGGCGCCGCCGCGAGCAGCAGCAGGGCGGGCAGGAGCAGCGCGCACCGCCAGCCGCACACGGCAGAACGCCCGGACCCTGCGGGAAGCCGAGGATCCGGGCGGAGGAGCGTCACGGTTCAGTTGGTCTTGAGGGCGTACCCGATGCCGCGCACCGTGCGGATGATGCCGTAGCCGTCCAGGTCGCGCAGCTTGGCGCGCATGTTGGCCATGTGCACGTCCACGACGTTGCTGTTGCTGGGCAGTTCGCCGTTCCAGACCTCGCGCTCGATCTCGCCGCGCGAGTACACGCGGCCCGGCTGGCGCGCCAGGAAGGTCAGCAGGTCGAATTCCTTCGGGGAGAGGCGCACCTCGTGGCCGTTGTAGTGGCACAGGCGCTTCTGCGGGTGGATTTCCAGCGCGCCGATCATGATGACCTCGCCGTGCTGCTGGTGCCTGAGCTGCACCTTCACGCGCGCCACGAGCTCCTCCGGGTGGAAGGGCTTGGTCATGTAATCGTCCGCGCCCGCCTCCAGCAGGTTCACCTTGCGGTCCAGGGCGTCCATCGCGGTCAGGATGATGATCGGGACGGGGCTCGTCTTGCGCAGGCGGCGCGCGATCTCCGCGCCGTCGAAGTCCGGCAGGCCCAGGTCGAGGATCACGAGGTCCGGGACGTTCTCGCGCGCGCTCGTGAGGCCCGAGATGCCGTCCGGAGCGGTGAGGACACGGTAACCGGCCTGCTCCAGTTCGTACTGCACCACGCGGGTGATATCGGGATTGTCTTCAATCAGTAAGATTCGTTGCTCCATGTGGTTGTGGGCCTCCGGTGGTGGTTGTCTGCCTTTAACCCCGTCATGGTATTCACAAAAAGCGCCGTCTTGTCGCCATTCACGTCCCACACTGTTTAACATCCCTTTACACCCGGTCCTCACAGTGCATTCCACATGACTGCGAGGTACGGCACAGTCTGCTCACACCCCCCGCCACGGGCAGCGGGAGTGGGTGCCGCGTCCCTGTGCCCGCTCACGCAGAGATGTTAGGCTCTGGTATCCTCTGCCCCGCCGAGCGACGCTATGCATACGGGCGAGGGTCGGAGCCAACTGGCGGACGGCCCCGATAAGGAGTTCACCATGAGTGCCATTCTGCCCCCCAACGCCCTGCTGGACGTGCCCCGCACCCCGGCCGGACTGCTGAGCAACCGTGAAAAAGACCGACTGATCGAACGCGCCTTCCTGGGCCTGTACCGCTGGTACACCGCCCGCAGTCAGGAGACGCGCAACTGGAACGCGGACCTGAGCTTCGACTGGAAGGGCCTGCGTCACGACCTCCCCAAGGAGATCATGACGACCATCACGGGCTTCTTCGCCGTGGAGCAGTACGCGCCCGACTACACCAGCGAACTCGTGAACCTCGTGCGCCGCAGCCACGGCCGCAGCCACTTCCAGCTCCGCTGGGGCAGCGAGGAGGAAAAGCACGCCGACGCCTGGGAGAACGCCGTGCTGTTCAGCCGTCAGCGCAGCCCGCAGTGGCTCGCGGAGTACAAGGAACGCCTGCGCGCCCAGCAGTGGCACCTGCCGTTCCCGGACGCCATCCACAACCTCGTGTACACGGTGTTCCAGGAGCGCGCCACGCAGCTGAACTACCTGAACCTGATGAAGCTTGCGAACGGCAAGAGCGACAAGGTCGCGAACGCCGTGGACCCGGTCCTGGCCCGCGTCGCGCAGACCATCGCGGTGGACGAGGCGGCGCACTACAACTTCTTCCTGGAGTGCACGCGCCTGTACCTGTACTACTACCCGGCCCGCACGCTGGAAGCCGTGAAGAACGTCATCGGGCAGTTCTCGATGCCCGCCTCGCACCTCGTGCCGGACTGGGACGAGTTCTCGACCACCGTGTACAAGGCCGGCATCTACGGCCCGCGCGACTTCAACCGCGACGTGATGCAGGTCGCGTTCCGGAACCTCGGCATCGAGAGCCGCAAGAAGCTGGAGGAAGGCATCAAGGCCACCCGTGAAGTGCCGGACTTCGACGGGCAGGCGACCGTCCAGACGGCCATCTGGGACTCCTTCGACTACGGCAGCATCGAGGGCGACGTGAAGCGCCTGCACGTCAAGATTCAGGATTACGAGAAGGGCGTGGGCTTCGACGCCGTGGACCCCTTCGAGTTCGTGCAGAACCCCGAAGCGCCGCGCGGCGTGGACAGCGACACCACCAACCCCGCCGAGAAGGAATAATACGGTTTTGAGCTGAACTTGTAGAGTTCAGCCGAGCGAAGCGAGCACCAAAAAGTACGGTTGGGAGGAGATGGAAGGGATGTCGGTGCTGTTTCCGGCATCCCTGGAATCGGATCAAAACCGTATAACTCCGGCCGGGAAGTGTAGAAGGCGGGCCGCCCCACACTGGGGGCGGCCCGCCTTCTTTCCGTGGCCTTCCGCTCACTCAGGCCTGGCCGGTGTCCTCGGCCCACAGTTCGCGCATTTCGGCGCTGCGTTCCAGCAGTTCCGGCAGGGTGCCGCTGTCGGTGAGGCGGCCGTCTTCGAGCAGCAGGATGCGGTCGGCGCGCAGCAGGGCCGCGCGGCGGTGCGACACGACGAGGCAGGTGGTGCCGTGGCGTTCGGCGAACAGTCCGGCCCACAGTTGCGCTTCTGTGGCGGCGTCCAGGGCGCTGCTCACGTCGTCGAACACCAGCAGGTCCGCGTCGCGGGACAGCATGCGGGCGACGGCGGCGCGCTGCACCTGTCCGCCGGAGAGTTTCACGCCGCGCGCGCCGACGGGCGTGTCGAGGCCCTGGCCGAGCTGCGTGAGGTCAGGCGTCATGACGGCGAGGTGCAGGGCGCGGTCCAGGCGGGCGGCGGTGCCGGGGTCGGTGTCGTGGCCCATCAGGACGTTCTCGCGCAGGGATTCGCTGAAGAGCTGCGGGAGTTGCGCGGTGTACGCGCTGCGGGGCGGCACGAAGAACGAGGCGGGGTCGGTGACGGGCATGTCGTTCCAGCGGACCTCGCCGTCCGTGCGGGGGATGAGGCCCAGCAGGGCGCGCAGCAGGGTGGTCTTGCCGCTCCCGATGCGGCCCGTGACGACCACGAACTCGCCGCGCGTGACGCTGAAGCTCGCGCCGTGCAGGCCGCGTCCGTTGGGGTGGACGGCGCTCAGGTCCGTCACGTCGAGGCGGGCGAGCGGCACGGCGGCCGCTGCGGGCGGGATGGGCGGCAGGTCGCCCTGCAGGTGCACGTCGTGGTGCTCGACGGGCTGCGTGATGGGCGCGTCCTGCAGGAGGCGGTTCATGCGTTCGAAGCTGACGCCGGTGCGGCGGTGCCGGGCGATCATGTCGCCGAAGAAGCCCATGCTGCCGGTCAGGCGCGGCAGGAGGGCCGCGAACAGCACGAAGTCCCCGATGCTCAGGCCGCCGGTCCGGAAGCGGCTCGCGCCGAGCAGCAGCACCAGTCCGGTCGCGACGGCGATCATGTTGCTGTTCACGCCCTTGATCAGTTCGGTGAGCAGCACGTCGCGCAGCGCGGCGCGGCGGCGCGTCTCGCCGAGGCGTTCGAGGTGGCGGACCATGTGGTCCTCGTTGCCGGAGAGTTTCACGGCGCTGACGGCCGCGAAGGTCTCGCCGACGAAGTCCGTGACGCGGGCCGTCGCTTCGCGCATGCGGCGGCGGTAGCGGCGGATGGTGGGCGAGAGGCGCTGCACGACCACCACCATCAGCAGCAGCGGCGCGCACACCACCAGCGTGATGACGGGGTCCACGCGCACCATCAGGGTCAGGGCGACGACGGTGTACAGCACGAATCCGGCCGAGTCGATCCAGACTTCGGTGTACCCGGCCACGTCCTCGACGTCGTCACGGAAGCGGCTGATCGCTTCGGCGGGCGTGTCGGGCAGGCGGCGCGAGCCGGGCGCGAGGAGCAGGTAGCCGAGCAGGTTGCGGCGCAGCAGCGCGTCGAGGGTGTACCAGATGCGGATGAAGGCGCGGAAGGCCGCGAGGAACACCGCGAAGCGGGAGAGGCGCGCGGCGGCGAACACGCCCACCATGATCCACACGGCGGTCAGGGCGCCCTGCGTGGACTGCCCGCCGACGCGGAGCGTCTCGAAGGCGTTGAGCCGGTCGAAGATGCGGCCGACCGCGAAGCTGAACAGGGCGGGCAGCGTGTGGAACGCACCCCACAGGGCGAGGTTCAGTGCGAACAGGCCGGGCCGGTACGCGAAGAGGCGGCGCATGAGCGCCAGGGTGGGCACGGCGGGCCGGGCGGCGGCGCCTTCGGGGGTGGGGGCAGGAACGGACGTCATGCGAGCACCTCTTCCTGAACTTCACGGCCTGCCGTGAGCAGGCGGCTGTACTCGCTGCGCGGGTCGCGGGCGAGCGCGGCGCGCGACCCGTACTCCAGCACGCGGCCCGCGCCGAGCACCAGGATGTCGTGCGCGCGGGCGACGGTGTCGAGCCGGTGCGCGATCACGATGGCGGTGCGGCCCTGCAGCAGGCGGCCCATCGCGGCGGTGAGGCGGCCCTCGGTGGCCGGGTCGAGGCGGGAGCTGGGTTCGTCCAGCACGATCAGGCCGGGGTCCTGCAGCATCACGCGCGCGAAGGCGAGCAGCTGCGATTCCCCGGCGGACAGGCTCCCGACGGGCAGCTGGCTGTGCAGGCCGTCGTCCAGGCTGTCCAGCCACGGCAGGAGGCCCACCTCGTCGAGGGCGGCGCGGACGCGGTCGTCAGGCACGCCGGGGTCGAAGAAGGTGAGGTTGTCGCGCACGGACGCCTGGAAGAGCTGCACGTCCTGCGTGACGACGGCCACGCGGCGGCGCAGGGCGTGCAGGTCGAGGTCGGTGGTGGGCACGCCGTTCAGGCGCACCTGGCCCTGCAGGGGGTCGTACAGGCGCGACACGAGGCGCGTGAGGCTGGTCTTGCCGCTGCCGGTCCGGCCGAGCAGGCCGACGGTGTGTCCGGGCTGCAGGGTGAAGCTCAGGTCGCGCAGCACGAGGTGCGCGTCCGGGTCCGGCCCGTCGGTGTCTTCGGGCGTCTCGTACCCGAAGGAGACGTGGTCGAAGGTCAGTTCGAGCGCGCCGCCCGGAAGGGTCTGCGTGCCCTGCTGCAGGTGGCTGTGCAGGTTGAGGAGTTCGCCGACGCGGATGAGGCTCGCGCCGGCCTTCTGCAGGTCCTGCAGCTGCTGCGTGAGCTGGTCGATGGGTTCCTCCACGAGACTCATGTACTGGTACAGCAGGAAGGCCGTGCCGATGCTCACGACGCCCGCCGTGTACAGGCCGACGGCGGCCGCGATGACGCCCACGTACCCGACCGAGAACAGCAGCATCGAGAGCTGCCACACGGCGCTGCGCTTGATCCACGCCTGGTACGCCTTCCAGAAGTACGTGCGCTGCACGCCGAGGAAGCGCGTGAGGGTGTACGGGCCGCCGCCGAGGGCGCGCACGTCGTCGAGGCCGGTGAGGCGTTCCTCCACGAAGCCGAAGAGGCGCGCGCTCGCCTCGCGTTCCTGGCGGGTGGGTTCCACGCCGATCTGCCGGACGCGGTTCATGGCGTACAGGGTGATGCCCGCGAAGCTCGTGACGAACAGACCGAGCCACCACTCCTCGCGCCAGAACATCACGAGCGCGCCGAGCAGCAGCAGGCCCGCCCCGAACACGCGGACCGCGAACTGCGAGAAGAAGTTCGAGAGGGCGGTCACGTCGCCGTCCACGCGTTCGATGAGTTCGCCGGGCGTGCGTTCCTTGTGGAAGCTCATGTCGAGGTTCAGGAGGTGCGTGGTGAGGTCGAGGCGCAGGCGGTTGGTGGCGGCCCAGCCGACGTCCGCGCCGATATACGTGGCCCCGGCGGACAGGAGCTGCACGCCGACCGCGATGCCGATGTACGTGAGGGCGAGGCGGGTGAGGGTGGAGAGGCTGCCGCGCTGCTGGGCGGTGTCGAGGAAGGTGGCGAGCAGCTGCGGGAGGTACAGGCTCAGGCCGATGCTGGAGAGGAGCAGCACGGCGAGCAGCAGCACGCGCGGCCAGAGCGGGCCGAGGTAGCGGCCGAGCACGGCGAGGGCGGCGCCGCTCGACGATGGGGGGGTCGAGGGCGGGCGCGGCGGGCGGGTGTGGGCGGGCAGGGTCATGTGTTCAGGCTAGGTGATTGTGGCGGGGTGGGCATCGGCCATGTGGCGGAGGGAGCGGCGGGTGCCGGGTCGGGCGGGCCTTCATGAAGGGTCAGCGGGTGCGGCTCAGGCCGGTCAGGAGCGGGACGAGGGCGGTGAGGACGGCGACGAGTCCGGCGGTGTCGTGGCCGCTGCGGGCGAGCAGGAAGGTGAGGACCATGCCGGTCAGGGCGACGAGAGCGGACAGGACGTGCAGCAGGGTACGGGTGAGGCGGGGGCGGGGCGTGCGGCGCGGCCCGGGGTGAGGGGGTGTAGGGCGAGACGGGCCTGGGGTGGGGGGGACGGGTCTGGTCATCGTTCACCCTCCCGCCGGTGGGCGGGACGTTGCTGGGGGCGTGGGGTGGGCGCGGACGTGGCTGGACCGGCGCAGGAGGAGGTGCGGCCCCGGGTGGGGCCGGTCTGCGGGCGGGCCGGGAGCGGCCCTCGATTGAGTATTACGAGTATAGCAGAATATGAAACGCTATATTCATACACCGAAGAATTCGTGAAGCCGCTGCCCGCCGTCCAGCACCGACCTCGCCCCCATCGTCACCAGCCCGCCCGTCCCCGCCACCGCGAACGGCACGCGCGCCACCGTGTGCGCCTTCACGCCCAGATCCTCGAAATTCCCGTGATCGCTGCTCAGCACCACCGCCGCCCCACCCTCCAGCAACCCCGCCAGCAGCGCGTCCAGCCGCTCCAGGTACGCCACCGCCGCCCCCCACAACCCCACGGGCGGCACCTCGCGCCCCAGGTGCCCCAGCACGTCCCCGAACCACGCGTCGAACATCAGGAGGTCATACCCCCGCACGCCCGCCACCGCCCGCCCACGCGCACGCCAGTCGGCCAGCGTGTCCTGCGCCGCCCACGGCTCCGCGTACCCCAGCCCCAGCGTCGGGGACAGCAGCGGCAGGCCCGGCGGGTTCAGCGGCAGGCCCGCCGCCAGCACGCTGTACGGAAAGCACCCGTGCCGCGCCCGCCGGGCCTGCGCCTCGAAATACCCCGGCGGGTACACGTTCAGGAGCGCCGCCCGCCCACCCGCCGCCACCAGCCGCACCGGCAACGCCCGCGCGTCCAGCAGGCGACGCAGCGTCGGCCCCGGCTGCGGCCCGAAATGCTCCCCCATCAGCGCGACCGCGTCCACGCCCGTCAGCCACACCGCCTGCCCCGTCGCGCTCTGCGGCAGGCCCGGCACGCCCAGCGTCGCGTCCAGCGCCGCGCCCGCCTCCACGAACGGGCGCAGGGTGGGCAGGTGCGCCTCCCAGGCACTGCCCGGCGGCGCGTCCTGCGGGTGGCCCACCCCGTCCAGCGCCAGCCAGATCAGGGGCCTCGTCATGCCCGCAGTCTAGAGCGCCTGCCCTGCACAACCGTGCGGCCCGCCGCTGTTCCCGCCCGGCACGCACAGGCCGGGCGTCTGATGCGTGCTGGCGCCCTCTTCGCTCAGCTGAACTCCAGGAGGTCAGCTCAATGTGGTCTCAGTCCTGCGCTTTGCTCCAGTTCCAGGCGCGCCAGCTGTCGATGCCGAACCACACGGTCAGCACGGCGGGGAGCAGCAGCCAGGCGGTGCCGTTCATGCCCAGCCACACCGTCAGGATCAGGCAGGCCACGGCCGCCAGCAGGCTGAAGATGAACACGTTCCGGGCGGGCATACGGCGCATGAGAAGAGCTTACAGAAAACGGTCTTTCTGAGATCTGACTTTTTTCCTTGACAGCTTGGTGTTCAGGGCCTCATGAACGCCGGGAGGCCAGCAGGAGGGCGTGATGCCCTGCGGGCGGGGGTCTGTCGCCGTTGACCTGCGGGCGGGGGTCTGTCGCCGTTGTGACGAATCCCGGCGCGCCGCAGCCGCTACAGTCAGGGCAGGGAGTCCCACCCCTGAGGAGCCAATGCCTTGCCAGACTTTGACGTGATCGTGATGGGTGCCGGGCACAACGCGCTCGTGACTGCCGCCTATGCCGCCCAGGCGGGCCTGAAGGTCGGCGTGTTCGAACGCCGTCACCTCGTGGGCGGCGCCGTCAGCACCGAGGAACTCGTGCCGGGGTACCGCTTCGATTACGGCGGGAGCGCGCACATCCTGATCCGCATGACGCCCGTCGTGCAGGAACTCGAACTCGGACGCTACGGCCTGCACTACCTGGAGGTGGACCCCATGTTCCACGCCAGCGACGGCGAGGACCCGTGGTTCGTGCACCGGGACGCGGAACGCACCATTCACGAACTGAACGAGAAGTTCCCCGGTCAGGGCGACGCGTACCGCCGGTTCCTGAACGACTGGACGCCGTTCGCGGATTCGGTCGCGGACCTCTTCAACAGCGCGCCCGGTCCGCTCGACATGGGCCGTATGATCTTCCGCAGCAAGGGCGAGATGGGGATGCAGGATCAGCTGTCGCGCATCCTGCGGCCCTACGGCGACGTGGCCCGCGAGTACTTCAGCGACGAGCGGGTGCGTGCGCCGCTCACGTGGATGGCCGCGCAGAGCGGCCCGCCGCCCACCGATCCGCTCAGCGCGCCGTTCCTGCTGTGGCACCCGCTGTACCACCGGGGCGGCGTGGCGAGACCCAAGGGCGGCAGTGGCGGGCTCACGCGGGCGCTCGCGCGGGTGGTGGAGGCGCACGGCGGGCAGATCTTCACGGGCGCGGGCGTGAAAAGCATCCTGCTGGAGAGCGGGCGGGCCGCCGGGGTCGAACTGGACAGCGGCGAGCGGTACACGGCGCGCGCCGTGGTGTCCGGCACGCACGTCCTCGCGACGGTGGCGGCCCTGCCGGACGAGGTCGTGCCGGACGCCGCGAAACGCGTGCGGGTCGGGAACGGATTCGGAATGGTGCTGCGCCTCGCGCTGAAGGGCAAGGTCAAGTACCGCAACCACACGGAACCGGACAGCCGCGTGGGCCTGGGCCTGCTCATCCGGAACGAGCAGCAGCTCATGAAGGGCTACGGGGAGTACCTGGCGGGCGAGCCGACCACCGACCCGCCCCTGATCGCCATGAGTTTCTCGGCGGTGGACGACTCGCTCGCCCCGCCGGACGGGGAGGTGCTGTGGCTGTGGGCGCAGTACTACCCGTACGAACTGAGCCGCGGCGACTGGAAGACGCGCAGCGGCGAGGCGCGCGAGAACATCCTGCGGGCCTTCGAGCACTACGCGCCCGGCACGCGCGAGCAGATCGTGGGCGAACTCGTGCAGACGCCGCTGTGGCTGGAGCAGAACCTCGGCCTGTACCGCGGGAACGTCATGCACCTGGAAATGAGCTTCGATCAGATGTTCAGCTTCCGGCCGTTCATGGCGGCCAGCCAGTACCGCTGGCCGGGCGTGCCGGGCCTGTACATCACGGGCGCGAGCACCCACCCGGGCGGCGGCATCATGGGCGCGTCGGGGCGCAGTGCGGCGCGCGTCCTGATCCGCGACCTGACCCGGAGAGGCTGGAAGTGAACGGCCAGGCGGGCAGCGCGGAACAAGCGGGCGGGCAGGCCGGGAGGGCAGCGTGACGTACCTGCAGTACCACCTGGTGTTCATCGTGCCGGTGCTGCTGGCGCTGGCCCTCGTCACGTGGCGCGAGACGCGCGGCGGCCGCAGCCTGGCGGGCGCGTTCCGGGAGGGCCGCTGGGCGTGGCGGACCTTCGCGCTGTTCCCGCTCATTCCGCTGATCTACACCACGCCCTGGGACAACTACCTGGTGTTCCGGGGCGTGTGGACGTACCCGCCCGAACGGGTTCTCGGGCGGATCGGGTACGTGCCGTACGAGGAGTACGCGTTCTTCGCGCTGCAGACGCTCATCACGAGCCTGTGGCTGTTCTTCTGGCTGCGGCGCAGCGGGCGCACGCAGGAGGAAGCGGCGCGCGTGTCGCCGCGTCCCGCCGTGACGCGTGCGGGGCAGGCGGTCCTGTGGCTGGCGGTGGCCTTCGTGGGCGTGCTGATGCTGCGTTCGCCGTCCACCTTCTACCTGGGATTGATCCTGTCGTGGGCCTGCCCGGTCCTGAGTGGCCTGTCGGCGTTCGGGGGGGACCTCGTGTTCGGTCGGCCGCGCGTGTACCTGCTGGCGGTGCTGCCGCCCACCCTGTACCTGTGGGCCACGGACCTGTACGCCATCCATGACGGCATCTGGGGCATCTCGGGGACGTTCACGCTCGGCTGGAATCTCTTCTCGGTGCTGCCCGTCGAGGAGATGGTGTTCTTCCTGATCACGAACCTGCTGGTGGTGACGGGCACGCTGTCGTTCCTGCATCCGGTGGCGCTGCAGCGCGTGAACCGGCTGGTGGCGCTGCTGCGGACGGGCCGCGTGCGGCCCTGGATGGTGCTCACGGCCCTGTACGCCCTGTCGAAGATCCCGGTGCCGCTGTGGCCCGCCGGGTTCCCGCTGCTCGGCACGCTCGGCACGGTCCTGCTGTTCCTGGCGGGCCTGAGTTACGCGTGGGAGCAGGTG from Deinococcus aquiradiocola includes these protein-coding regions:
- a CDS encoding DsbA family oxidoreductase yields the protein MTQVAQPSRSGVTDLYFDFLCPYAWRGLELADVLRREHGMRFRLRHFSLVQGNHAENPDRKHPTWWLDRQVAGQGSDYQAGSLNAFLAGQAALQQDEDAAWAFTLALFRAKHQPAEGVPAIDLRNDGQIRLLAEATLDADAFGRALEDQEGLRAALHEDLQDSATLGVFGTPTFHLPDGNIAYFRFANLVTEPGAALDLWTLYTRVLTDGARIETVKRAK
- a CDS encoding CAP domain-containing protein, with the translated sequence MRNLTRVLILAAAAWSGASAAASSSAEGQLLARLNEVRAQGVTCPGSGTRPVAGALAPSDLHAVSALKQASYMAQSGVISHTGPGGTTPRVRAASTGIRSVSVTEIIYMGSGLNPEAAMQWWLHSPVHCYYMTDQRYTTAGASIVRGSRGTAYVMVLTSTPR
- a CDS encoding response regulator transcription factor, with the translated sequence MEQRILLIEDNPDITRVVQYELEQAGYRVLTAPDGISGLTSARENVPDLVILDLGLPDFDGAEIARRLRKTSPVPIIILTAMDALDRKVNLLEAGADDYMTKPFHPEELVARVKVQLRHQQHGEVIMIGALEIHPQKRLCHYNGHEVRLSPKEFDLLTFLARQPGRVYSRGEIEREVWNGELPSNSNVVDVHMANMRAKLRDLDGYGIIRTVRGIGYALKTN
- a CDS encoding GNAT family N-acetyltransferase; protein product: MNAGPDSGITVRDAAPPDAPQLARLLTLAYLHQWTYTAERVTARLHAPTTERFTLTAEQAGQVVAGLDADPFPTAPGSLRVQLYGEPAAFTPLYLQALARAGRAGTRRLLSVVREDHRPQVAFLTAAGWRNAYQSWGAQLDLTAFTFTPFRPLEERHYLAGTEVHRFAADDRAAPWDALHALYRQGLQDAPRNPTTTHDADTPAYFREMVAGGQVFAALHGTQVRSYTALTVDGRGVASEHTATRPQDRSRGLATLVKATALDWAAREGFRTAGTGGTVANLPMLRVNARLGYRTEAMWLTWVRTVPPGVTSRA
- a CDS encoding CAP domain-containing protein, which gives rise to MCGWRCALLLPALLLLAAAPVPTPAQQLLARVNALRAAGIVCPAGESAPTPEAGARRPLTGTLAFSPLHAAAAFMQAKRMVQVNDVTHEGEGGSTPQSRAATAGIRAASVSEIVYLGRRGGVEGAVTWWRHSAVHCRVMTDPRYSVAGASVVAGPDGTAYVMVLTSAVQP
- a CDS encoding trimeric intracellular cation channel family protein produces the protein MPDPFHLNGISSIQTGLRALDIVGTVMFALSGALLGVRKRFDLFGVLVLGCVTAVGGGAIRDTLTGNTPPLFLRDETYLWLAIAGSLTAFAFGMRLARFERTISLFDTLGLALFAATGALGATKLGLGPLGVTFAGMLSGVGGGIIRDLLAHEVPEVLYRRDQLYATAAAAGALTVYLLQGHLPQLGVQLSGAAVVIVARFVSRRGWVRLPVRRLPEER
- a CDS encoding acyl-ACP desaturase, encoding MSAILPPNALLDVPRTPAGLLSNREKDRLIERAFLGLYRWYTARSQETRNWNADLSFDWKGLRHDLPKEIMTTITGFFAVEQYAPDYTSELVNLVRRSHGRSHFQLRWGSEEEKHADAWENAVLFSRQRSPQWLAEYKERLRAQQWHLPFPDAIHNLVYTVFQERATQLNYLNLMKLANGKSDKVANAVDPVLARVAQTIAVDEAAHYNFFLECTRLYLYYYPARTLEAVKNVIGQFSMPASHLVPDWDEFSTTVYKAGIYGPRDFNRDVMQVAFRNLGIESRKKLEEGIKATREVPDFDGQATVQTAIWDSFDYGSIEGDVKRLHVKIQDYEKGVGFDAVDPFEFVQNPEAPRGVDSDTTNPAEKE